From Faecalicatena sp. Marseille-Q4148:
ACTGTCATGGGATACGCACAGATCCTCCGGACATTCCACCGATACATGGCTCTTTTTTTGTTCTGCAGAATATAAGATTCCACTCATAGCCTGAGCCAAAGTATCATATAAGAAATGCTCTTCTTTCTCTAATTGAATCACCCCGGTTTCCAAACGGGAGGTTTTGACTAATGCCTGTATTAAAAAATCCAGTTTATTAATCTGTCCTCTTACACTTTTAAGAAACTCATTTCTCTCCTGTTCTTCCAGAGGTTTTGTCAAAAGTGTATCAACAATCATCTTCATGTTGCTTACCGGAGTTCTGACCTGATGGGAAATATCTGACACCAACGACTGTAATTCCTGCCGTTCTGCTTCTACCTTCCGGTTACTTTCCTGCAAGATGTTATACAGACGTACCAGGCGATGATGGATACGGGCAAAAATTGTCTCCCTGTCTGATACATTTTGGGGTTCCTGACTACGATTCATCATGTCATCAAGGATCTGGCACAATTCAGAAGTGAAATTTGACAGTCTCATTCCCAACAGTTGTACCATAAAAAGCATCCACAGTATTGCACAGACTATCAAAGCCATCCCAACCCATAACACTACAATATTTTTGGTCAGAAAGAATGCGACCAATATGATTGCTGTCATTGTGAGTGTCATTCCGGCAGTTAGCCAAAAAAACATCCTTTTTACAGAAAGTTTCTTTCCTATCATGCAGGTTCACCTCCGGTCCATTTATATCCCATGCCATATACGGTTTTGATATATACTGTTCCGTTTGTTTCAATCTTTCCCCGAATACGGCTTAATGTTGTAGTCAGCGTATGCTCGTCCACATAATTCTCTGTACAGTCCCATATTTTTTCTAGCAACTGTTTTCTTGTTAATACACGATTGCGGTTCTGACAGAACAAGTTCAGCATCCGGAATTCCAAAGTGGATAAGGTTAATGGTTTTCCGTTGAGCATAGCCGTCTGCTCTGCAAAATTTAAAAACAGCCTGCCATCATCAAAGACATCCTGCATAGATACATGATGCCGCATCATACGCAGTACATTTTCTACTTTTCTCTGTAAAGAATGGATAGAAAAAGGTTTTGTAATATAATCTACTGCTCCAAGTTCATATCCCCGGATCTCATCACTTTCCCTATCATTTGCGGTCAGAAAGATTACAATGGTATCACTATATTTTTCCCGGATTGTTTTTGCAATCGCATATCCATTTCCATCCGGAAGGTTAATATCCAATAGTACCAAATCAAACTGCCGGCTTTTTAGTACTTCCATGGCTTCTTTTACCGTTTCCACAGAAACAATCCCATAGGATTCTGACTGTAGGTTGTAAACTAACATTTTATTCAAAAGTTCATCATCTTCTACAATTAAAATCTGTTTCATTCTTTTCATCCTTTATGACAATTTGCTATAGTTTTGATTCTTATTTTACAACAGAAATGTCCTAGAAATGTTACAGATCGAAAAAATTATGATTTTCTTTTTGGAATCTTAAAAATCTCTTGTAACGCAAAAAGAAGATGCATGTCACCACACATCTTCTCATCGCTTACTAAGATCAATTTATACCGTTTGCTTAAAATTTAGAACCAATTAATTTTTTCTTCTCTAAATTGAGGCATATCTATAAAAATTACTGAGAATCTTTCCTAATTCAACTGGATTATCTTTATTTATCTCATGTCCGGCATGAGGAATAATCTCTAATTCAGCATGATTGATCTGCTGTTTTAATTCTATGGCTGCAGACATATTTGCCTTATCCTTTTCGCCACATAACACAAGTACCCGACAATTTATTTTTTCTAAATCCTTTTGAAAATCTAAATCCATCATGGATTTGGACAGGCTGATAAAATCATTTTTCCCAAATCCCATTTTGCGAAAACTCCTGTTTGGCATAAGGTGAAATATCATATTCTGAAATTTCAATAACCGCTTCGGCATGACATATTGCGTACCAATTAATACCAGAGATGCTACTTTCTCTGCATGTTCTAATGCATAATGCAAAGCAAGGATTCCACCCAATGAAAGACCACATAAATGCAGAGGTTCTTCTTGCTGTTCACAATAACTCTCCAGTGCATGATATAAATTAAAATAGCTGGCTTCTTTTCCTGAAAGCCAGTCAGATAAATCAGGACAGCCGACATCCAACCCCAAATCTAATCTCTTAATTGTAGTTTCCCAGTCCGAAGGAACTTGTCCCAATCCATGCAAAAATATGTATTTCATTTGATTTTTCCTCTTTCAATTTTAATCTTGTAAGATTTAGAAAAGGGACTGTCCATGCCGCAGCACTAAACATTCCCTTCTCAAGGTTGATTTTTCCGTTGTCTGCCACCCTCCGACACCTGCGTTCGGAAAACATATCAGATTTTAGGTGTCAAACCCACCGCTGATGCACAGCTTTTCTAATTACATTCTACACTTCACCCATCGCATCACTTATACTATATTTTCCCATCTATCAAATCATAACTCATGTCCAAAAAGTCTAAGATTTTATCTGCACTTACAGTTCCGCTTTTTTTATTACCTGATTGTTTTGGGACGTATCATGAATCCGCCAGTTTTACTTTACACCGTTTCATATAACAAGCAATTCCATATTTCAAAATTTTATCTACTCCGTTTTCCCGAAGTTCTTCATCATATTTCTTTTCCTCTATCTGTTGCAGTGCCCGTTCACATGCCTGATCAAGATTTCCATCATTGGCGTACTTGACTTCGATAAGGATAACCGTTTCACTGTTTTCGGTTTCAACGAGAATATCGCTGTATCCTTCGCCGCTTTCCTGATTGGACGATACGTACCATTCTTCCTTTACGCCCAAGATCCCAAGCAATATCCCATGATAAAAGTTCTCCTTACTTGCTTTTCTCACAAACGTATCCCGGATACTGATGGTCTTTTTCAGGTAGCTTTCAAAAATCTCTTCTACCTTCGTTTCCTCGCCGCTTTTCAGGGCATCACAGAATCGGCTTAACGTGTCGCCGTCTTTTTTCACACGCTCTTTAAAGTATTCCATGATCTGTGTCTGAAAAATATCCCGGATTTCCAGATTCGGTATCGCAAGTTTATAGTATTTTGCATCGATCCTTCCACGCTGCGTTAAATATCCCGTCATAAATAAAAGACTCCAGACGTTCTCCAAAGATTGATACATCTCCGGGTAAGTCAACTCCTGATGAATCTCTTTCGTGATTTCCCCGCCGGCAAGCAGTTTTTCAATCTCACGCTTGGTTTTAAAATTGTCGGACATTTGAATAAATTTCCTGACGGAATCATTACTGCTGGTATTGATCCAATAATTTTCTGGGAAAGAATCTGTATGATCTTTTACTTTATCACAGTAGTTCAATACATCCCAGGGACAATACACTTCTGTACTGCCAAAACGATATCCATCATACCAGCTTTTGATGTCTTCGTAATAATCTTCAATTTCATAATACTTCAGCATTTCTTTTACTTCCGTATCTGTAAAGCCAAAATATTCATCATACCGTTCATCTGTAATGGACAATACTTTCAGGTTATTAAGTCCCGCAAAGATACTTTCTTTTGAAATTCGCATGCATCCGGTCATCACAGCAAATTTCAGACTGTTGTTTGTTTTTAAAACCTGTTCCAACAGATTGCGTATCAGAAATACCATCTGATCATAATATCCATTTTCAAATGCTTTTGCTAACGGAACATCATACTCATCAATCAGAAGAATTACTTTTGAGGCGTAATGTTTCTCCAAAAGTTCCGACAAAGTTTTTAAACTCAAAAAAAGTGTGGCCTCATCCATATCTTTATCAAGGAGTGCCCGATAATCCTCTTTCTCATCATCATCTAATTTGTCGCTTATTTTGAGGATTTTT
This genomic window contains:
- a CDS encoding HAMP domain-containing histidine kinase; translated protein: MIGKKLSVKRMFFWLTAGMTLTMTAIILVAFFLTKNIVVLWVGMALIVCAILWMLFMVQLLGMRLSNFTSELCQILDDMMNRSQEPQNVSDRETIFARIHHRLVRLYNILQESNRKVEAERQELQSLVSDISHQVRTPVSNMKMIVDTLLTKPLEEQERNEFLKSVRGQINKLDFLIQALVKTSRLETGVIQLEKEEHFLYDTLAQAMSGILYSAEQKKSHVSVECPEDLCVSHDSKWTEEAIFNLLDNAVKYTPTGGHVNVSVAQWEMYVEIKVSDTGKGISESNQASIFKRFYREEEIHNQPGVGIGLYLTREILTQQGGYVTVESQVGKGSAFSIFLPR
- a CDS encoding AAA family ATPase; amino-acid sequence: MIQEKKRLPVGVENFEQLINDNYYYVDKTEMISELLRNGGMVNLFTRPRRFGKTLNMSMLEHFFSIEGDKSIFEGLKISKDTELSEEYMGRYPVIFVSLKGINAGSYDTAFRLMVETIKSAAKKAKILKISDKLDDDEKEDYRALLDKDMDEATLFLSLKTLSELLEKHYASKVILLIDEYDVPLAKAFENGYYDQMVFLIRNLLEQVLKTNNSLKFAVMTGCMRISKESIFAGLNNLKVLSITDERYDEYFGFTDTEVKEMLKYYEIEDYYEDIKSWYDGYRFGSTEVYCPWDVLNYCDKVKDHTDSFPENYWINTSSNDSVRKFIQMSDNFKTKREIEKLLAGGEITKEIHQELTYPEMYQSLENVWSLLFMTGYLTQRGRIDAKYYKLAIPNLEIRDIFQTQIMEYFKERVKKDGDTLSRFCDALKSGEETKVEEIFESYLKKTISIRDTFVRKASKENFYHGILLGILGVKEEWYVSSNQESGEGYSDILVETENSETVILIEVKYANDGNLDQACERALQQIEEKKYDEELRENGVDKILKYGIACYMKRCKVKLADS
- a CDS encoding response regulator transcription factor, which translates into the protein MKQILIVEDDELLNKMLVYNLQSESYGIVSVETVKEAMEVLKSRQFDLVLLDINLPDGNGYAIAKTIREKYSDTIVIFLTANDRESDEIRGYELGAVDYITKPFSIHSLQRKVENVLRMMRHHVSMQDVFDDGRLFLNFAEQTAMLNGKPLTLSTLEFRMLNLFCQNRNRVLTRKQLLEKIWDCTENYVDEHTLTTTLSRIRGKIETNGTVYIKTVYGMGYKWTGGEPA
- a CDS encoding alpha/beta hydrolase, whose protein sequence is MKYIFLHGLGQVPSDWETTIKRLDLGLDVGCPDLSDWLSGKEASYFNLYHALESYCEQQEEPLHLCGLSLGGILALHYALEHAEKVASLVLIGTQYVMPKRLLKFQNMIFHLMPNRSFRKMGFGKNDFISLSKSMMDLDFQKDLEKINCRVLVLCGEKDKANMSAAIELKQQINHAELEIIPHAGHEINKDNPVELGKILSNFYRYASI